One window of the Rissa tridactyla isolate bRisTri1 chromosome 9, bRisTri1.patW.cur.20221130, whole genome shotgun sequence genome contains the following:
- the FRMD5 gene encoding FERM domain-containing protein 5 isoform X2 gives MLSRWMSGSSRNLDREYNCTVRLLDDSEYTCTIQHWLEFTKSVVKQMRAQPPFTMCFRVKFYPTDPAALKEEITRYLVFLQIKRDLYHGRLLCKTSDAALLAAYILQAEIGDYDPGKHPEGYSSKFQFFPKHSEKLERKIAEIHKSELSGQTPATSELNFLRKAQTLETYGVDPHPCKDVSGNAAFLAFTPFGFVVLQGNKRVHFIKWNEVTKMKFEGKTFYLYVSQKEEKKIVLTYFAPTPEACKHLWKCGIENQAFYKLEKSSQVRTVSSSNLFFKGSRFRYSGRVAKEVMESSAKIKREPPEIHRAGLVPSRSCPSITHGPRLSSVPRTRRRAVHISIMEGLESLRDSAHSTPVRSASHGDAFAAPGRSGRAESSERVAVIADENYSPADSVLPTPVAEHSLELMLLSRQANGAPCSIEEEKESEAGTPAAAEAEEAGGELRALCPGAGGLGAAQAEQVNKFVLSVLRLLLVTVGLLFVLLLLLIVLTESDLDTAFFRDIRQTPEFEQFHYQYFCPLRRWFACKVRAVVSLLIDT, from the exons cattggCTGGAATTTACCAAGTCGGTTGTGAAGCAGATGAGGG CCCAGCCTCCCTTCACCATGTGCTTCCGCGTGAAGTTCTACCCCACGGACCCCGCTGCCCTGAAGGAGGAGATCACCAG GTATTTAGTCTTCCTGCAGATAAAAAGGGATCTCTACCACGGCCGTCTCCTCTGCAAGACTTCGGATGCTGCTTTGTTGGCCGCCTATATCCTTCAAG CCGAGATCGGGGACTATGACCCAGGGAAGCACCCGGAAGGCTACAGCTCCAAGTTCCAGTTCTTCCCCAAACACTCGgagaagctggagaggaaaatTGCAGAGATCCACAAGTCGGAGCTGAG TGGGCAGACACCAGCCACTTCAGAGCTGAATTTCCTCAGGAAAGCCCAGACTCTGGAGACCTACGGGGTTGACCCGCACCCTTGCAAG GACGTGTCGGGGAACGCGGCGTTTTTGGCCTTCACTccctttggttttgttgttctgcAGGGAAACAAGAGAGTGCACTTCATCAAGTG GAACGAGGTGACCAAAATGAAATTCGAAGGGAAGACTTTCTATTTGTACGTAAGTCAGAAGGAG gaaaagaaaattgttcttACCTATTTCGCCCCGACGCCAGAAGCCTGCAAGCACCTCTGGAAGTGCGGGATAGAAAACCAGGCTTTCTACAA GTTGGAGAAGTCGAGCCAGGTCCGGACGGTGTCCAGCAGCAACTTGTTCTTCAAGGGAAGCCGGTTCCGATACAG TGGCCGCGTTGCAAAGGAGGTGATGGAGTCCAGCGCCAAGATCAAGAGGGAGCCCCCTGAGATTCACCG GGCAGGGCTGGTGCCGAGCCGGAGCTGCCCCTCCATCACCCACGGCCCCCGCCTGAGCAGCGTGCCCCGCACCCGGAGGAGAGCCGTGCACATCTCCATCATGGAAG gcctGGAGTCTCTGCGTGACAGCGCCCACTCCACCCCGGTGCGCTCGGCCTCCCACGGCGACGCCTTCGCGGCCCCCGGCCGGAGCGGCCGCGCCGAGAGCAGCGAGCGGGTGGCCGTCATCGCCGACGAGAACTACAGCCCGGCGGACAGCGTGCTGCCCACGCCGGTGGCCGAGCACAGCCTGGAGCTGATGCTGCTCTCGCGGCAGGCGAACGGGGCCCCGTGCAGCATCGAGGAGGAGAAGGAGTCGGAGGCCGGCACGCCGGCGGCGGCCGAGGCGGAGGAGGCGGGCGGCGAGCTGCGGGCCCTGTGCCCGGGCGCCGGCGGCCTGGGGGCGGCGCAGGCCGAACAGGTGAATAAGTTTGTTTTAAGTGTCCTCCGTTTGCTCCTTGTGACAGTTGGACTCCTCTTTGTTTTGCTCCTCCTCCTGATCGTCCTTACCGAGTCCGACCTTGACACTGCCTTTTTCCGTGATATCCGCCAGACCCCCGAGTTCGAGCAGTTCCATTACCAATACTTTTGTCCCCTCAGGCGATGGTTTGCCTGCAAAGTCCGCGCCGTGGTAAGCCTGCTCATTGACACCTGA